One genomic window of Gossypium hirsutum isolate 1008001.06 chromosome D11, Gossypium_hirsutum_v2.1, whole genome shotgun sequence includes the following:
- the LOC107911267 gene encoding hydroxycinnamoyltransferase, whose amino-acid sequence MASHGNSLVPKVSIKGFHSVTPMRITEPRQTRRVLSRDLVGPEMFQRCFNMVQCYTKGEDSGWVVAGWIKESLGRALLEQPMISGRLQKRDRNDGELEIVSNDSGIRIIEATIQTTLSEFLDLKQREEAEAQLVFWNDIDEHNPQFSPLFYVQVTNFQCGGYSIGISCSILLVDFFLRTEFIKTWPSIHNNIVNHNNERKLPLFYLPGVNGTTDSSPNLFSASTPNKNESKTMVFKINAESKNMEIEWCQQIALACVEDAENGLGSEMGAEFCLF is encoded by the exons ATGGCAAGCCATGGCAATAGTTTAGTCCCTAAGGTATCCATTAAAGGTTTTCACTCGGTTACTCCGATGAGAATAACCGAACCACGACAGACACGACGAGTGCTGTCACGGGATCTTGTTGGTCCGGAGATGTTCCAGAGGTGTTTCAACATGGTCCAATGCTATACGAAGGGAGAAGATTCAGGTTGGGTAGTTGCAGGGTGGATTAAAGAGTCACTTGGGAGAGCTTTGTTGGAACAACCGATGATCTCCGGACGTCTTCAGAAAAGGGACCGAAACGATGGTGAGTTGGAGATCGTGTCCAACGATTCGGGCATTCGAATAATCGAGGCAACGATTCAGACTACTCTTTCGGAGTTTCTCGATTTGAAGCAAAGGGAAGAGGCTGAAGCTCAGCTTGTTTTTTGGAACGATATCGATGAACATAATCCACAGTTCTCCCCATTATTCTATGTTCAG GTGACCAATTTCCAATGCGGAGGATACTCGATCGGAATCAGCTGCAGCATTCTTCTGGTAGACTTTTTCTTAAGAACTGAGTTCATCAAGACATGGCCGAGCATTCACAATAACATTGTCAACCACAACAATGAACGAAAGCTACCCTTATTTTACTTGCCGGGTGTCAATGGTACCACCGACTCCTCCCCTAATTTATTCAGCGCAAGTACTCCAAACAAAAACGAAAGCAAAACCATGGTGTTCAAGATCAATGCTGAAAGTAAGAATATGGAGATTGAATGGTGCCAACAAATTGCGTTAGCTTGTGTTGAGGATGCGGAGAACGGTCTTGGAAGTGAAATGGGTGCTGAGTTTTGTTTGTTTTAG
- the LOC107912205 gene encoding GTP-binding protein YPTM2: protein MNPEYDYLFKLLLIGDSGVGKSCLLLRFADDSYLDSYISTIGVDFKIRTVEQDGKTIKLQIWDTAGQERFRTITSSYYRGAHGIIVVYDVTDQESFNNVKQWLNEIDRYASDNVNKLLVGNKCDLTENKVVSYETAKAFADDIGIPFLETSAKDATNVEEAFMAMAASIKNRMASQPGMNNARPPTVNIKGQPVNQNSGCCSS, encoded by the exons ATGAATCCCGAATA TGATTATCTGTTTAAGCTTTTGCTTATTGGTGATTCTGGTGTTGGGAAATCATGTCTACTTTTGAGGTTTGCT GATGATTCATATCTGGATAGCTACATCAGTACCATTGGTGTTGACTTT AAAATCCGTACTGTGGAACAGGATGGAAAAACCATCAAACTCCAAATT TGGGACACTGCTGGCCAAGAACGCTTTAGGACAATCACTAGTAGCTATTATCGTGGGGCTCACGGTATCATA GTTGTTTATGACGTGACAGACCAAGAGAGTTTCAACAATGTCAAGCAATGGCTAAACGAAATTGACCGCTATGCCAGTGACAATGTGAACAAACTTTTGGTTGGGAACAAGTGTGATCTAACAGAAAACAAAGTTGTGTCATATGAGACAGCTAAA GCTTTTGCTGATGACATTGGGATTCCTTTCTTGGAAACAAGTGCAAAGGATGCCACTAATGTTGAAGAGGCTTTCATGGCCATGGCTGCTTCAATCAAGAATAG GATGGCTAGCCAACCAGGCATGAACAATGCGAGACCTCCAACGGTGAATATCAAAGGACAGCCCGTTAACCAGAACTCTGGTTGCTGCTCttcttaa